ATCGAATCCGGGCGCCGTGACATTGGCCGCCTGGGAGCCGAGAACAACACCCGTTTCGCTGCCAAAATAGATTTTGCGGCTCCCAGCTCTCGATTTCCATTCGATGACTCTGAGGGCTAAGTCTTTGACGGACCTCCCAGGGCAAACGATAGTCGTTCGCTCAAATTCGTGAGCCCTCTCAATAGTCGCGTTGGGATCTACAAGATGGCGATCGTAAACGATGCTGACACTAGGATACTGCAGGATATAGGGCGCAAAAATCGCCCCAAATTCTGACCTTGCCTCTTCGCTGGTGAGCCAGTCGAAGGTATCTTTGAGGGGAGCGAGTTCGAGAACCGTGCCTCTTGCCGCGCCGTTTTTTGGTTTTGTTGACTCCGAGACAGAGCTTTTGTGGAGGTTGTCTGCATCAATGGCAATGGACAGAGAGAGAAGACCTCCTTCTTCTTCGTAGACGGAAGTCCAGTTTGCTTTTCGAGCCAACGAGTAGAATTTCAGTCGACCTTGACCTTCTTTCCCATGAACAACGCGAGAATTAAGCGCCGTGCGGCTTTTTTGAAGTTTCCACGAGTCTCCAAGGCTTTCAAAATCATGTTCTGCCCGCGATTTGCTGATTCCAGTCCCATTGTCTCGGATCAGGATCGAATGAAGTCCGCCTAATGAGTTTCGAGAGAATTCTACGGAGACCGCATCTGCATCGGCGTCGAGCGCATTCCAAACAAATTCTGCCAATGCTTTGACATAGTCTCGCGTACTTGCGACTTTCGCAAGATGATCGTGTTTTGCTTTCAATGTTAGTTCAGCCATATTGCCCCTCCTACCTCAATCTAGCAGGTCATAGACGGGGACAGAAGTGGTATAAATTAGCTCACACATGCTCACTCTCGCCACTCGAAGAATGGGAAGGTTTGTACTTGAGTCTTCGCCTGATTTAGCGCGAGCCTACCGGCCCACGTCGCGCCACACCCTCCCACGCAAAATCCCCCACACCCCAATTGACACCCCCCCAACTCCGCTCTATCAAGTTGTACACCTAACCCTACAATACCAACACTCGGGAACAAACTTTGATGACACTCCAACGTGCCTCCGGCGCGGTGCGCGTCGATGTCGGGGCGCTCAGCCAGCGCAGCTACAGGATCGTGCGGCTGAAGCATGTCGGGCGCTGGGTTGGCGCGCTGGTAGTGGTCGCGGCACTTGCGCTCTTGGTGCAGGCTTTCGCGCATGGGCAGATCCACTGGGCGACGGTGGGCGAGTTCCTGACGGCCGGCGTCATCGTGCGCGGCTTTGGCAACACGCTGCTCATCTCGTTCTTCGCCATGATCATCGGCGTGTCGCTGGGCACGCTGTTTGCCATCATGCGGCTGTCGGCCAATCCGGTCACCCGCTTCGTCGCCTGGCTCTATGTCTGGGTGTTCCGGGGCACGCCGGTGATGCTGCAGCTGTTGATCTGGTTCAACATCGCGCTGGTGTTTCCGCGGCTGGTCATTCCCGGCCTCTACGAGGCGCGCATGGTCGATGTCGTCACGCCGTTCGTCGCCGCACTGCTGGGGCTCGGCATCAATGAGGGCGCCTACATGACCGAGGTGGTGCGCGGCGGCATCTCGTCGGTCGACCACGGCCAGACGGAAGCCGCCAAGACGCTGGGCATGTCGCGCTTCCAGACGCTGCGGCGCATCATCTTGCCGCAGGCCATGCGGCTGATCATCCCGGTGATGGGCAATTCGGCCATCGGCATGCTGAAATTCTCCTCGCTCGCCGCCGCCATCTCGATGGGCGAGATGCTGAACGCCGCGCAGCAGATCTATTTCATCAACGGCGCGGTCATCGAGCTGCTGTTCGTCTGCGGCATCTGGTACCTCGCCGGCACCACCGTGCTCAGCATCGTCCAGTACTATATCGAGCAGCATTTTGGGCGCGGCGTGGCCGGCGCGCCGGCGAAATTCTCCTTCCGAATGCCGTTCAGGAACAACACGCCCCTGTCGGGCGGCGTCGAGGAGTCCAAGGCATGACCACCATCGTCAAGGCCATCAACATCCACAAGAAGTACGGCGCGCACCAGGTGCTGCGCGGCGTCGACTTCGAGGTCGCCAATGGCGAGGTGCTGTGCATCCTCGGCCCTTCCGGCGGCGGCAAGAGCACGCTTCTGCGCTGCATCAACCATCTGGAAGACCTCGACGACGGCGTCGTCTGGGTCGATGGCGAGATCATCGGCTACGAGCTCAAGGGCAACACACTGCACGAACTGCCGCCGCGCCGGCTGCGCTTGCAGCAGCGCGAGATCGGCATGGTGTTCCAGCACTTCAACCTGTTTCCGCACATGACGGCGCTGGAAAACGTCATCGAAGGGCCGGTCACCGTGCGCAAGGAGCCGAAGGCGCAGGCCGAGGCGCGGGGGCGGGAGCTTTTGGCCTCCGTCGGGCTCGCCGACCATTGCGGCGCCTATCCGGCGCAGCTTTCGGGCGGCCAGAAGCAGCGCGTGGCGATCGCGCGGTCGCTGGCCATGAAGCCCAAGATCATGCTGTTCGACGAGCCGACCTCGGCGCTCGACCCCGAGCTGGTCGGCGAGGTGCTGGATGTGATGCGCCAGCTTGCCGCCACCGGCACGACGATGATCGTCGTCACCCACGAGATAGCCTTTGCCCGCGATGTCGCCGACCGCGTCGCGATCATGGTCGACGGCGAAATCCGCGAAATGGGCCCGCCGGCCGAAGTGCTGGCGAACCCCAAGGACGCAAGGGTGCGCAGCTTCCTCAGCCGCGTGCTCGCCTGACTTTTCTAGCAACATCTTCAACACAGCAAGGAGCCTGAAATGACGACTTCCACCGCCGCGACCATCTCGCGGATCCTCGCCGGCGCCATGGTTTCGCTCAGCGTACTGGCATCGGCCGCCCACGCCGGCACCGACGACAAGCTGCGCGCCATGCTGCCGGCCAAGGTGCGCGACAGCGGCGCCTTGAACATCGCCATCAGCCTTGCCTATCCGCCGATGGAATATTCCAACGCCGGCTCCACCGACCTCAAGGGCGCCGACATCGACATGGCCAAGGAAGTCGCCGACCGTCTCGGGCTGAAGGTGAATTTCCAGAATGTCGAGTTTCCGCAGCTGATCACCTCGGTGACCACCGGCCGCGCCGACATGATCTGGACCGCGTTCTCCGATCTCACCGCGCGCCAGACGCAGCTCGATTTCATCGACTATTTCCAGACCGGCAACCAGCTCTATTCGATGGTGAAGAACCAGGACACCATCAAGTCGGTGAAGGATCTGTGCGGCAAGTCCGTCGCGGTGGCCACCGGCACCAGCTGGGTGGGCACGGTCGAGCAACTGGGCAAGGCAACCTGCACCGAAGGCGCGCCGCTAACGGTGCTGCAACTGCCGACCGAGGCCGAGCACATCCTGCAGATGAAGCAGGACCGCGCGCAGGCCTCCATCATGGGCTTCGAGGGCGTCCTCGAACTGCAGCAGCAGAAGCCGGGCGAGTTCTACACGATCGGCGACCTGCTCGAGCCCGGCCATTACGGCATTGCTTTTGCCAAGGATTCTGGTGATTTGCGTGGGGCGGTCAAGGCAACGTTGGAGGCCATGAAGGCAGACGGCAGCTATGTCGCGATCCTCGACCGCTATGGCTTGAAAAACGCCGCCGTGCCGGAATTCACCGTCAACGCCGGCAGGTAAGGGGCGCCTGATGGCTGACACGATCGTTCTTGATCCGCACGCACCGGTTCCGCTGTACACGCAGCTTTACCGCATCCTGCGGCTGCGGATCCTCGAAGGGCAGTACGCGGAAGGGGATGCCATCCCCTCCGAGAACGTGCTGCGCGACGAGCACGGCATCACCAGAAGCACGGTCCGCAAGGCCATCGCGCTGCTGGTGAATGAAGGGCTGGTGCGCCAGTTTCGCGGCAAGGGAACGATCGTCAGCTATGCGCCGATCAACAACAGCGTCTGGAACTTTGGCGGCTTCACCGACTATTCGCGGGCGCGTGGCCAACGCCCCGTCACCTCGCTGCTGGAGCAGGCAACGGAAGACGGGGCGAACGGGCGGGTGTTGAAGCTGGTGCGCGCGCGCGGCATCGCGGTGGAGGATGTCACACTGTTCCTCAACCTCGACACGTCCTGGCTGTCGCTGAAGCGCTATCCCGGTCTCGATGGTTTCGACTTCGAGAAGATGTCGCTCTACCAGGTGCTGC
The nucleotide sequence above comes from Mesorhizobium shangrilense. Encoded proteins:
- a CDS encoding amino acid ABC transporter permease, with the protein product MTLQRASGAVRVDVGALSQRSYRIVRLKHVGRWVGALVVVAALALLVQAFAHGQIHWATVGEFLTAGVIVRGFGNTLLISFFAMIIGVSLGTLFAIMRLSANPVTRFVAWLYVWVFRGTPVMLQLLIWFNIALVFPRLVIPGLYEARMVDVVTPFVAALLGLGINEGAYMTEVVRGGISSVDHGQTEAAKTLGMSRFQTLRRIILPQAMRLIIPVMGNSAIGMLKFSSLAAAISMGEMLNAAQQIYFINGAVIELLFVCGIWYLAGTTVLSIVQYYIEQHFGRGVAGAPAKFSFRMPFRNNTPLSGGVEESKA
- a CDS encoding GntR family transcriptional regulator codes for the protein MADTIVLDPHAPVPLYTQLYRILRLRILEGQYAEGDAIPSENVLRDEHGITRSTVRKAIALLVNEGLVRQFRGKGTIVSYAPINNSVWNFGGFTDYSRARGQRPVTSLLEQATEDGANGRVLKLVRARGIAVEDVTLFLNLDTSWLSLKRYPGLDGFDFEKMSLYQVLRDHYGVSPARSELTLSVVAPSALIARVFGDGHNVPGFLCATGDVFSSSDELVERTSVIYSPTLEMRVGTSWSAGNSGSAGNGQPPGA
- a CDS encoding amino acid ABC transporter ATP-binding protein, which encodes MTTIVKAINIHKKYGAHQVLRGVDFEVANGEVLCILGPSGGGKSTLLRCINHLEDLDDGVVWVDGEIIGYELKGNTLHELPPRRLRLQQREIGMVFQHFNLFPHMTALENVIEGPVTVRKEPKAQAEARGRELLASVGLADHCGAYPAQLSGGQKQRVAIARSLAMKPKIMLFDEPTSALDPELVGEVLDVMRQLAATGTTMIVVTHEIAFARDVADRVAIMVDGEIREMGPPAEVLANPKDARVRSFLSRVLA
- a CDS encoding ABC transporter substrate-binding protein translates to MTTSTAATISRILAGAMVSLSVLASAAHAGTDDKLRAMLPAKVRDSGALNIAISLAYPPMEYSNAGSTDLKGADIDMAKEVADRLGLKVNFQNVEFPQLITSVTTGRADMIWTAFSDLTARQTQLDFIDYFQTGNQLYSMVKNQDTIKSVKDLCGKSVAVATGTSWVGTVEQLGKATCTEGAPLTVLQLPTEAEHILQMKQDRAQASIMGFEGVLELQQQKPGEFYTIGDLLEPGHYGIAFAKDSGDLRGAVKATLEAMKADGSYVAILDRYGLKNAAVPEFTVNAGR